A DNA window from Primulina tabacum isolate GXHZ01 chromosome 12, ASM2559414v2, whole genome shotgun sequence contains the following coding sequences:
- the LOC142520214 gene encoding uncharacterized protein LOC142520214: MLIKEEGSDQKPIYYVSHALRGPELRYSEVEKIALVLVMTARKLRPYFLSHQIIVLTNSPLWRFMTHSEVSRRMIKWTVELGGYDIEYKPRISIKAQTLSDFLSEMVQPVEQEVWRVFVDGASSLSGCGVGVINGVYEAKDDMMLEYLKLIKALSEIFVD, translated from the exons ATGCTGATAAAAGAAGAAGGCTCTGATCAGAAGCCTATCTATTATGTAAGCCATGCTTTAAGAGGTCCCGAGTTGCGGTACAGTGAGGTGGAAAAGATAGCATTGGTTTTAGTCATGACTGCGCGGAAGTTGCGACCTTATTTCCTGTCGCATCAGATCATTGTGCTTACCAATAGCCCTCTCTGGAGGTTTATGACTCATTCAGAAGTATCCAGGCGGATGATCAAATGGACTGTGGAGCTGGGAGGGTATGACATTGAATATAAGCCCCGGATTTCCATCAAAGCACAGACCTTGTCAGATTTCTTATCAGAGATGGTTCAGCCTGTTGAACAGGAGGTTTGGAGAGTATTTGTGGATGGGGCGTCTAGCCTTTCAGGATGCGGGGTAGGAGTG ATAAATGGTGTTTATGAGGCTAAGGATGACATGATGCTTGAATATCTCAAGCTCATAAAAGCCTTGTCAGAAATTTTTGTTGATTGA
- the LOC142520215 gene encoding uncharacterized protein LOC142520215: protein MTMLHCYTDRIKCIVFLTTPVDSAQKWFEGLAPQSLHSFEDFQKVFLLHFSSSKKYKKSAFSLFEVKQSPNESLRAYIRRFNKVALNVPTCATETMTTAFTQGLRDDKFFRSLTKKAPGDF from the coding sequence ATGACCATGTTGCACTGTTATACTGACAGAATCAAGTGCATAGTGTTCTTAACTACTCCGGTTGATTCTGCACAGAAATGGTTTGAGGGACTGGCCCCTCAAAGTCTACATTCTTTTGAGGACTTCCAGAAGGTGTTTTTACTCCATTTCAGTAGTAGCAAAAAGTATAAAAAGAGTGCTTTTAGTCTTTTTGAAGTTAAGCAAAGCCCGAATGAGAGTTTGAGGGCTTATATTAGAAGGTTTAACAAAGTTGCTCTGAATGTTCCCACCTGTGCCACCGAGACCATGACCACGGCATTCACCCAGGGGCTGAGAGATGATAAATTTTTCCGATCGTTGACAAAGAAGGCGCCTGGGGATTTTTAG